The DNA sequence CGCCTATCAAGTCGGGTTCAAAGACCCCAAATATTTCCGAAAGTGTTTTCGCGAGAAATTTGACGAAGTACCCTCCGCTTTCGGCAAGGATTAAGTTAGGACGACAGCCACTGCCCCAACGCCCCATATCCTCCGCCCGGGCACAGGTGTCACACAGTGACGGAGATGGGAAAATACTCGCCCAAACGAAACAGCTTGCCTAGTAGCTACAACTAACACCCCCGGCCTGCGGCCACCCCCGCTGAGCAGGGGACAGGGACTGACCCAGCGGCAAACTCTATCCTCCGCTCGGGCGGAGGTGTCACACAGTGATGGAGGTGGGAAAATACTCGCCTAAACGAAACAGCTTGCCTAGTAGTGACACCTAACACCCCCGGCCTGCGGCCACCCCCGCTGAGCAGGGGACAGAGACTGACCCAGCGGCAAACCATATCCTCCGTCCGGGCGCAGGTGTCACACAGTGACGGAGGTGGGGGAAAACCTCGCCAAGACGAAACAGCTTGCCTAGTAGCGACACCTGACACCCCCGGCCTGCGGCCACCCCCGCTGAGCGGGGGACAGGGACTGACCCAGCGGCAAACTCTATCCTCCGCTCGGGCGGAGGTGTCACACAGTGACGGAGGTGGGGAAAACACTCGCCTAAACGAAACAGCTTGCCTAGTAGCGACATCTAACACCCCCGACCTGCGGCCACCCCCGCTGAGCAGGGGACAGAGACTGACCCAGCGGCAAACTCTATCCTCCGCTCGGGCGGAGGTGTCACACAGTGATGGAGGTGGGAAAATACTCGCCTAAACGAAACAGCTTGCCTAGTAGTGACACCTAACACCCCCGGCCTGCGGCCACCCCCGCTGAGCAGGGGACAGAGACTGACCCAGCGGCAAACCATATCCTCCGTCCGGGCGCAGGTGTCACACAGTGACGGAGGTGGGGGAAACACTCGCCTAAACGAAACAGCTTCCCTAGTAGCTACAACTAACACCCCCGACCTGCGGCCACCCCCGCTAAGCAGGGGACAGGGACTGACCTAATGGCAAACCATATCCAAATACAAGCAGAGTGTCCCGAGGACAGTGAAAAAACTCACCTCAAACTTGTGTTTCTTCCAAATAGTCTCTAATTTCCTGATTCTTGGCTTTAGCTCTCAAAAATTACGCGCTCATGAAAAACAAAAAAACTCCTCACTTCGGGGACCACTTTAGTTATAACAAGAGTCTCAAAGATTACGCCAATTACAACCGCAAGCACCTCACCAAATCGGCAGCAGCACTTTGGAAATACGCGCTACGCAATCGGAAGATGCTCGGTTATCAATTCCGGCGAGAACGTCCCATCGGGCCATACATCGCCGATTTTGCTTGTTTACCTATTGGTTTGGTCATCGAAGTTGATGGTATTACACATCAAAACGAGCTACAAAAAGCTTATGACAACAGAAGAGATGTGTTACTAGCCAATCTTGGGTTCACAACACTTCGCTTCTCCAGCTATAGCGTTCTAAATGAGATGGAACGCGTAAAAAGTCAAATCGCTACCTGGATCGAAGAGCACGCAACAGTTCCCCCACCTGAACCAAGGAAGCGAGGAATAAAAAAGAAATGATTTGCCTGACCCATTGGCAAACCATATCCTCCACCCGAGCGGAGGTGTCACACAGTGACGGAGGTGGGGAAAAACCTCGCCCAAACGAAACAGCTTGCCTAGTAGCGACAACTGACACCCCCGACCTGCGGTCACCCCCGCTGAGCAGGGGACATAGACTGCCCCAACAGCAAACCATATCCTCCGCCCAGGCGCAGGTGTCACGCAGTGACGGAGGTGGGAAAATACTCGCCTAAACGAAACAGCTTGCCTAGTAGTGACACCTAACACCCCCGGCCTGCGGCCACCCCAGCTGAGCAGGGGACAGAGACTGACCCAGCGGTAAACCCTATCCTCCGCCCGGGCGGAGGTGTCACGCAGTGACGGAGATGGGGAAAATACCATCCACCATCAGCCATTTTTCCTTAGCTTAGCTGCTCATCAATATCGAGCCTCATGCCTACCCGTACCCACTACCGTGCCTGTAACCTTTGTGAAGCCATTTGTGGGTTGGTCATTGAGGTCGAAAATGAGCGGGTGACCTCTATTCGTGGGGACAAAGATGATCCTTTGAGCCAGGGGCATATTTGCCCCAAGGCAGTGGCTCTGCAAGATCTCTACGAAGACCCTGATCGCCTACGCCAGCCTGTAAGAAGGACGGTTGACGGCTGGGAACAAATTAGCTGGGAGGAGGCTTATTCCGAAGTGGTGGCGCGCTTGCAGCAAGTGCAAAACAACTACGGCCGCTCAGCTATCGGCATTTATTTGGGGAACCCCAATATCCACAATTACGGTTCGGCACTGTACCTGCCGGATTTTATCCGCAGTATCAAAACGCCCAATACTTTTTCGGCGACTTCGGCCGACCAGCTGCCCCATCACCTGGTGGCGTACTGGATGTTTGGACATTACTTTTTCCTCCCCGTAGCTGATCTAGACCACACCGATTTCATGCTCATACTTGGGGCCAATCCACTGGTATCCAACGGTAGTTTGATGACCGCCCCGGGGTTTGGCAAGAAAATGAGGGCTATTCAACAACGGGGCAAGGTGATCGTGATTGACCCCCGCTACAGCGAAACGGCGGCCAAAGCCGATGAACACCACTTCATCAAACCCGGTACCGATGCACTCTTGCTATTGGCCATGGTCCATACTTTGTTTGCCAAACAGTGGGTCGACTTGGGACATCTGAGCCCACATTCAAAAAACTTGCCCCTCGTAGAAGAGGCCGTAAAAGGGTTCACCCCCTCAGCAGTAGCCTCACTTACGGGCATTAGCGCAGCCGACATTGAGCGGATTACCCATGAGTTTGTGCAAGCTGAAAAGGCTGTTTGTTATGGCCGAATGGGCGTCTCTACCCAAGAATTTGGTGCACTCTGCTTGTGGTTGGTCAACCTAATGAACCTCCTTACGGGGAATTTTGACCAACGAGGCGGAGCCATGTTTACCAGTCCGGCAATGGATACCGTACTTCCTAATAGAAAAGGCAATATCGACCGCTGGCGCAGTCGCGTAAGTGGCTACCCCGAACGTTTTGGCGAGCTGCCCGTAGCCGCCATGATTGAAGAGATGACCACCCCGGGCGAGGGCCAGATCAAAGCCTTCGTCACCTCCGCCGGCAATCCGGTACTGTCTACCCCCAATGGTCAAAGCCTGGAAGAAGCCCTCTCACAACTGGAATTTATGGTGTCTGTAGATATTTACATCAACGAAACCACCAAACACGCCAACATCATCCTGCCCCCAACGAGTGGGTTGGAGACGTCAAATTACGATGTCTCTTTTCAGACCTTGGCAGTGCGCAATACGGCGAAGTTTTCGGAAGCTTGTTTTGAAAAAACACCTGAGCAATGCCACGATTACGAGATTTTCCAGGAACTTGCCCGCCGCCTGCGCCACGGCGACTATCAACCCTTGGCCGAGAAGCCGGAGCAGATAGTAGATTTTGCTCTACAGATGGGTGCTTACGGAAAAACGGGCCTTTCCTTGCAAATGCTGAAAGACCAGCCCAGTGGAGTAGATTTAGGGCCTTTGCAATCGATGTTGCCGGAAAGGCTATTTACGGAAGACCAAAAGATTGACCTGGCCCCCGAAGCCTTGCTCATCGACTTGGAACGCATTGCCCAAAAATTGGCAAATGAGGATACAAGGAATGAGGACTTCCCCTTGCTCTTGATCGGTCGTCGTCAACTGCGCAGCAACAATTCCTGGATGCACAATAGTAAGCGATTGGTCAAAGGCGGAGAACGTTGCACCCTATTGCTGCACCCGGAAGATGCACAAAAATATGGCATTAATGAGGGGCAAATGGTAGCCGTAAATTCACCCGTCGGAACCATCCAGATCAAAGCTGAAATAAAAGACGAAATAATGCCTGGAGTGGTGAGCATCCCGCACGGATGGGGACATGCCCGAACAGGGGTGAAGATGACCGTTGCGCAAGCCCACCCTGGCGTGAGCATCAATGACCTGACCTTGCCCAACTTCGTGGATCAGTTGAGTGGAAATGCCGCCTTTAGTGGCGTCCCCGTGCGTATTGAAAAAAGCTAGTACAATTTTCCTGACTCAACTATTCCGGTCTGCTACCTGTTATGAATTTATTATCTTATATTTACAAATATGGAAGTAGAAGCAAATATTCTAAATAGTGAAGAGGCGGAAAAGCTGGAGCGTATCGCTTTTATTCTTAAAGTAGTAGCGCACCCGCTGCGCTTAGGCATTGTCCATATCCTGGAGCAGTATCCCGAGCTTTCTGTTTCAGACATCTGTACCATGCTGAGTAGCGAGCAGTCGCTGACTTCTCATCATTTACAAAACATGAAGCTCAAAGGCATCCTCTCCTCTCGTCGTGATGGCCGTAGCATTTTGTATGCCCTCAAAGAGCGTGATGTTTCTCTCATCATCGAGTGTTTGGAAAACTGCAAGTGTAATATGTAAGCAGATTTTCTGCTGAACCTCCTTTCTTCAAATTTCGCAATACTCTATGAAACTGCGTATTTTGGATAACTCTATCCGCCTTCGCTTATCACAGGCGGAAGTGGCACAACTTGCCGACACCAAGGAAGTTTTGGCCACTATCAACTTCCCCGCAGGAAACGCGCTGCACTACCGTATACAGCCCAGCCTCGAAGCAGAAGCTATCCATTTAGTATACGACCATGAAGGGATTACCCTCATCATTCCTGCCACACAGGCAAAGGAATGGGCCAATAGAGAAACCGTCGGCATCACTACGACCAATGATCTAACCAACAATGAAACCGTCCGTATTTTAATCGAAAAAGATTTTCAGTGCCTGACCACCAGGGCCCACGAAGATGAATCAGGTTTGTTTCCGCATCCCAAGGATGGGGAGATGGCTTGCTAGGGTGTATTCCACCTTGGTATCAATTCATAATGGGTACTACGGCCTCCTGATTCTTCTTGCTGCAAGATTCCTTTTTCAATTAAGTCTTTTATGTCTCTTAGAGCAGTATCTGCTGAGCACTTGGTTATTTTTGCCCATTTAGAGGATTTCAATTTACCATCAAACCCATCTAACAGCTTATTCAACATTAACCTTTGCCTGCTATTCAAGACTGTTTCTTTATGTTCATTCCAAAAGTCTGCTTTTTGAAGAACTCGTTTCAATGTTTCTTCGGTATTGACCAATGCACGGTACAGACAATTTAAGAACCAATCCAGCCATTCCGTAATGTCGCCAGAACTATGCTGTACCTTCTGCAAGGTTTGATAATACATCTTTTTCTCGGACAAAATCTGATTTGATAAGCTATAAAACCTTTGGGAGCTTTCTTCAGAACGAGCAAGTAACAGGTCGGACATGGCCCTTGCAATTCGCCCGTTGCCATCATCGAAGGGATGAATGATGATAAACCAAAAATGAGCAATAGCAGCTTTTAATACGCCGTCAATATTGGACACCTGGTTAAACCAAGCTAAAAACGCATCCATTTCGTCTCTTACCACCTTCGGGGAAGGAGCTTGAAAGTGCACCTTTTCTCTGCCCATTGGCCCCGAAACCACCTGCATTTCTCCATCTCTATAGCGACCTGCATCAATTCGGTGCATTCCGCTCCACCCTGTTGGAAATAACGCAGCGTGCCACCCAAAGATCCGCTCATGGTCAAGAGGGCTAGCATATCGTTGTGTTGCATCAAGCATCATTTCAACAACACCTTCCACATTTTTGTCTACATGAACGATGCCTGCATATTCTAATCCAAGTCTTCTTGCAATGGAGGAGCGAACCTGTTCGTAGTTTAAGATTTCGCCTTCTATTTCAGACGACTTCAATACATCTAGCGTTAAAGTGGAGAGCATCGTTTCCTCTTTTAGTAGAAAGCCAAGACCACTCATTTGCCCAAAAACCTTTCCTTGTAGATGGCGAACTTTTCCTAAAATCACACTTATCTGCCCTTCGTCCCAGGTGAATTCAGGCCAATTCTTATATTCATAAATGTATTGTGCCATGGACTTTATACCTCTTTGCGGTAAATATACGGCTTATTCTCCGCAAATTTGCGGAGAATAATAGTGGTTTTCTCCGTAAAATATCCATCGGTGCAATTTGGAATATTTTCCGGTTCTGAGTCTAAACAGCCTAAAAGGGAGAAGCAAAATATTGCAAAAATTAGGCGCATAGCTTTATAATTATTTTTCATTCTCATGTTTTAATGTTGATCTGACTATCTCTAGCGCAGGGGCGCAGACATTACCGTTGAATGTTTACCAACGCTGCCCCTTGATGGAGGTTTACGATGATTGCTAAAGTAAAAAAGCGCATTTCGGCCGTTTACTTACCCACTAATTTAGACTTTTCTCGGTAGTTCTGAACTGCTTTTTGGGCTCGATTGATCCGATTTCCCTAGGTATTACGTCCCAAAGGCAAGCAATGACTTCGCTCTATGCTGTATCCCGAAGGGTATTGCGCCGAGTTTTTTTTATAAACGTTTTTATCTAAACTATTTTGGTTTTAAATTTTTTAATTCCAGATTAAGCACCCACCAATTTCATCCACAAGGGCAAATTGTAATAGGTGGTCACACGGGTAATTTGACCGTCTTCTACTGTCAAAAATGCACCTGCTGGCAAGACGTATTGCTGACCTGTGGCCGTGGGTAAATCGCTATCCGTACTTTGGTAGGTGCCGTTCACTACAAACTCCACCGCTACACGTTCATTGTTGGGCTCCGCAAAGAAAACGATCTCTGTCAACTGCTCGTCATAGCAACGCTCCATGTGCGCCAAAAAATCGGCAAACAATTCCTTCCCCACGCGCGTATCACCCTGATTGGCTTCGTGCTTAACGGATGGATGCAACAAATCCAGCATGCCTTGCCAGTTTTTATTGTTAAAATGGGTATAGTAGGCTTTTACGGTTGCCAGTGCTGTCATTTTTTATCTTTTTTTCGGAGGTGAATTGTTGTACCTCAACATCTCAACCCCGTTGTCGTAATGGTCAGTAAGATATTTTCAGTTCTTCTAAATACACAAGTTTTGCGTACCGAAAGTAGCGCATGAATTATCAGGAATATCCTTATTCTTCCACTTAGATATCCTCAATACTTTTAATGAGTATCAAGTTCATTGCTGCCAACTTACTCACATGCAAACAAAATACCCCCTTTTACCGTACTTTTACAAAAAAGATCATTAAACAATAATTACAGATATTGTGTTTCTTCATTTCAGACATCAATAAAAAAAACTAAATGGATATTTCCGCAGTAGTAGAAGGCATCAATGCCAAAGCCGCCTCCGCTCCTCCTCTGGGCAGCACCCTCAAAATTGACTTCGGCGAACAGCAGGTTCACGTAGACGGCACTGGCGACACCAATGTCGTCACGGCCAGCGATGCCGAGGCCGACTGTGTGATCAGCGTCACCACCGAAAACTTCATGAAGCTCGTCAAAGGTGAACTCAACCCCATGATGGCCGTCATGACGGGCAAAGTGAAGATCAAAGGCGACATGGGCGTAGCAATGAAGCTACAGTCGCTGGTTGGGTAAGTCGGATCCCGAGGAAGTCGGAAGTGGGAAATCGGAAGTCGGAAGTGTTTTTTATCCGCTAGTAGCGAACTAATACTATGTTTTTAACGTAGATCATCGAACCTAAACTTTACGACTCACGCGTATCCCCTTTAATTCCGACTTCCGACTTTCAATCTCCGACTTCAAAAAATGCTACCCCAACAATATCCGCAAAGCCGTCAAGGCCGTCACGACCATCACAAAATAGCGGAAGCCTTTTTCCGGAATCAGAGCGACCACCTTGATGCCCACCCAAAAGCCAAGCAAGATAGCAGGCACCACGTAAAGATTGAGTTGCAGGCTCTGCCATGTGATGGTATGCCACGACCATACGTGGAAAGGCACTTTGAACCAATTGATAAGCATAAAAAACCAGGCCGCTGTGCCGATGAATTGCCGCTTGGGCAGGCGGGTAGCCAGTAGGTAGACCGACATCACGGGGCCGGCAGCATTGCCTACCATTGTGGTGAAGCCTCCCGCCAGCCCGGCTAGGCCACTCACTAGTGGGTGTTTCATAAAACTCGCCGATGGTGGCTGGCGTTCTTGCCAAACCAACAACAGCAGCCCCAAAATTACAATCCAGGCAAGTATGTTACCAAAGGTCTCATCATCCAGTCCTTCGCCGATCCAGGCACCTAACAGTACACCTATGGCAGCAGCTGGTAGCAAACGCAACAAATACGACCACTTGGCGTCGCGGCGATAATAAATCACGGCCAACATATCGGCGGTAATCAGCAAAGGCAATACAAGTCCAGTAGAAGCTTTGGCAGGAAAAGCCTGGGCCATCAGCACCACCAAAATCATCCCCAAGCCCTTGAGGCCCGCTTTAGACAAGCCCACCATAAATGCGGCTCCTGCTAAAGTGAGCCATTGTATTGTTTGTAATTCGTCCATTGTAAATTATCTGGTTAATGACCAAGACCCTCATAACTCCCTGATAACCTTACCGATACACAAAAACAACAAGGCGATCTTTCATTAATTATAAAAAAAGGGTAGATATATTGGTTAGTTAGGCCTACTTTTGTATTTTAATAGTTGCTGATAGTTTTATCTAAGCTAGCGCTTTTTCTTGCAGTCGAATTACTGCCTTTTGCACCATTAGGGTGCGGCACGTCAAGACGAGTTTGACTTTCCTCCGTGGAATATGTACAGAAAAATCCCGAGTACCTGATTAACTGGCATTTCCACAATTCTCACTACTTAGTCCCATGCGATCCAGTGGATGATTGGCAGGCTAAGTCAAACAAGTTTAAAACGTATTATGATTATTATCGACCGCAAAGATGGAGAAAACATTGATCGCATGCTGCGCCGCTACAAACGCAAACACCGCGATGTGAAATTACGCCGTGAATTGCGTGATCGCAAGCAGTTTGAAAAACCGTCTGATGTAAGGCGCAAAGAGGTCCTCAAGGCCATTTATCGCGATGAAAAAATAAAGAACGAAGAGCTTTAAAAAGATAGGGTTCTTCCTAACCGTTGGAGTTATGATTCTCGACAAGATTAAAGCCTTTTTCCAATCCGGATCAAAAGGCAGCAGCAGTAGTAGTACGACCAAACGTACTGGCGGCCACCGTACCGGCACCATTCGTTACTTTAATTACCGCAAAGGCTACGGCTTTATTTCCTGCCCCGAGTTGGAGGACGATACCTTTGTGCACGTTTCCGATACCAATGGATCCTTGCGCAAAGGTGATCGTGTCACCTTCCGAATTGAGCAGGAAGACAAGGGCCCTCGCGCCCGGGAAGTGGAGGTATTAAAGTGAGTGATCGATCGTAGCAGTGCGATCCTACTATTACCCTACTTTACAGCAGTCCTAGTACCAAATACCCTAATGCCGCCAAGCCTCCCGCTACCAGCGCATAGGGCAGTTGCGTTTTTACATGGTCCACATGATCGGTGGCTGAAGCCATCGACGAGAGGATTGTTGTATCGCTGATGGGCGAACAGTGATCGCCAAAAACACCTCCACCCAGTGCCGCCGCAATAACGATATGGGGATCAGCCCCCAGCGATTGGCCCATGCCCACTGCGATGGGGATCATGATGCCAAAAGTACCCCAGGAGGAACCTATCGAAAAGGCCACAAAACAACTGACCACAAAGATGAGGAAAGGGGCCAAAGAGGGTGACAACCAGCTTTGGGTAATCTCCGCTACATATTGTCCGGTACCAAGGTGCTCTTTACAGAGCGAACCAATCGCAAAGGCCAGCAGCATGAGCAGCGAAAGCGGAATCATGCCTGCGATGCCTTTCAGCACCAGGTCCACCATTTCCCGGATGCCCATAATGCCCTGTGCTTTGTAAAACGCCATGCTCACCAGCAAGGCTCCCACTACCGCGGTAAGCACCGCCGTAGAACCCGACCCCTTACCGATAGCTAGTAACAGGTGATCCCAGCCACTGGTTGGCGCAGCCGTTGCCGCTTCGACCCAACCTGTGTAGGCAAGCATCACAGGCATCAGCACTACCATCACCAGAATGGGCACCACCATATTGTAGGCCTTGGGCGTTACGCCCGGAGCTACTTCTTGCTCCGTGAGTTCGTCGGTCACCATCGGTTGTGCATCGTCCCATAGCAGCTTGCCCTCCTGGGTACGGATCTCTGCCTTCTTCATCGGCCCAAAGTCCTTCTTCCACAAAATAATTACTGGCACAATGAACAAAGCCAGGATAGGGTAGAAATTCCAGCCGATGCTGCGGATCATCGTCGCAAAAGGATCAGAAAACCCCTGTGCCGCCAATAAACTCATGATAAACGCTCCCCAACCATTGAACGGAATAAGAATGCTACTAGGCGCAGAGCTAGAGTCGGCAATGTAGGCCAGTTTCTCGCGTGAAATGCCCAGTTTATCAAACAGCGGTCGATAAAGCGCCCCTACCGTAAGCACCGAGATACTTGATTCCACAAAAATAAGCGCCCCGGTAAACCAGGCCAAAAGGCTCACAATGACTTTGCTGTGCTGATCGCTCCTACCCTCGTAGGCTTGCAGTTTGCGTTGCACCAGGGCAATAAAGCCCGCTACCCCACCCGACCGTTGCATAAAAATGATGAGCCCGCCCACCAGCGCACAAAACATAATCGTCCGCGTATTGCCCGCATCCTTGAACACATCGACCAGCGCTTGCAGTGTATCAAACAAGCCGTAGAGCGGGTTCCCGCCGTTGAGCATGGTCCAACCCAGGAAAATACCAAAGATCAGCGAGATAAACACCTGCTTGGTGAGGATGGCCAGCACAATGGCAATGAGTGGCGGCAGCAGGCTCCAAAAGCCTTGGTGGAGTGTTTCTTGCATGGTTGATGGTTGGTGGTTTGATGGTTGGTGGTTGGTGGTTTTTGAACATCTTTTGTGTAATCCTATTTCAGGATAAGACAATAGAACATTCAACAATCAACGTTCAACCATCAACCTTATTTACATATACGTAATCCAATTTTGGCTGGAATATAAGGATATATAGTGAGGTTTAGCGTTTGTCCAGGAATTTTGAGGCTAACGCGTCCCCTAAAAAACAACTATGATAGTGGCTATCGTTAGTAAGCTAATCTACGTTGAATCAGCGAAGTACGAAAAACGGTTTTTGTAACATTTGCATTTCTTTTAAAAAGAACATAGATTGAAATCAAGAACCAGCATTCTGTCGGTGGAATAATCTCTGAAACCAGCCGCGCTCAAATAGGAAAGTAAGACCCTGCGCCCGACTGGGTTAATGAAGGCAAATCAAATTTTTATTTATCATGAAACCATTTATTTATTTTTCACTTGTTCTCCTCGTCTTAGCGTGTGAGAAAATTGAACCTATTCATTCCATTCAATTGCCAGAAATCAAACTGGAAAAAGCGGACACCAACAACTCTGCGGAGGTTAGTGCAAGCGAAAACAGACAAAAAATCTACTGTGAGGGTGATTGTGGTTTTCAAAGCAATACAACCGCCAGTCGTGTTTCGTGTAATTGTGCAGAAAGCCTTATGGTCCTCGAGCGAGATAACAATCGATTTGAATTGCTAGATGCGGAAATAGAGGTTCCTTTACTCCAAGAATTTCATCAACACATCAATGCTATATACAAAGTAAACGACGATGTTTCCATCTCTGAAATTGAAATACAAACATCAGGAGAATCGAAGGCGGTTCGTTTTGTTTTCCGCGTCAACGGACAGGTCGCTGATAGCGTAATCATTGTTTCTGAACGGGGAAAAATCTATAAAGTTTCCTGCGATGGCTCCTGTGATTGCCGTTCCTCTTTTCAATTCGAGATGTTTATAGCCTCTTGCGCTTGTGAGGATTGTGTGATGACCGTTGAAGAACTCAATTAAACGGTACAACTACCTAAATAACAAAGCACATCGCAGTCAACACAGACCACGATGTGCTTTTTTTTGAGGTATCCCATAAGATACGTGAGCTGTCTCCTTTGGGAATATCCCTGTACCCAGTAGCCTATACCCAGTACTTCCTACCTGAACAGCCCGAGGCCCGGCCTGAATCATACCCTTCATTATCTTCATTGGAAGTAAAATGCTTTCCTACGCCTCGCGGGATAAAAACGATACTATCAGAGGGTTGTGCCAGCGGTAGAGGAGACAGCATTTGAGGTTCTTCCTGTGCTGGTGAGGTTCGCTCTAATTCATAAGATTTTCGCCATTCTTTGTTCTTTTCTATCGGTAGT is a window from the Lewinella sp. LCG006 genome containing:
- a CDS encoding SCP2 sterol-binding domain-containing protein, which produces MDISAVVEGINAKAASAPPLGSTLKIDFGEQQVHVDGTGDTNVVTASDAEADCVISVTTENFMKLVKGELNPMMAVMTGKVKIKGDMGVAMKLQSLVG
- a CDS encoding Na+/H+ antiporter NhaC family protein; protein product: MQETLHQGFWSLLPPLIAIVLAILTKQVFISLIFGIFLGWTMLNGGNPLYGLFDTLQALVDVFKDAGNTRTIMFCALVGGLIIFMQRSGGVAGFIALVQRKLQAYEGRSDQHSKVIVSLLAWFTGALIFVESSISVLTVGALYRPLFDKLGISREKLAYIADSSSAPSSILIPFNGWGAFIMSLLAAQGFSDPFATMIRSIGWNFYPILALFIVPVIILWKKDFGPMKKAEIRTQEGKLLWDDAQPMVTDELTEQEVAPGVTPKAYNMVVPILVMVVLMPVMLAYTGWVEAATAAPTSGWDHLLLAIGKGSGSTAVLTAVVGALLVSMAFYKAQGIMGIREMVDLVLKGIAGMIPLSLLMLLAFAIGSLCKEHLGTGQYVAEITQSWLSPSLAPFLIFVVSCFVAFSIGSSWGTFGIMIPIAVGMGQSLGADPHIVIAAALGGGVFGDHCSPISDTTILSSMASATDHVDHVKTQLPYALVAGGLAALGYLVLGLL
- a CDS encoding nuclear transport factor 2 family protein — translated: MTALATVKAYYTHFNNKNWQGMLDLLHPSVKHEANQGDTRVGKELFADFLAHMERCYDEQLTEIVFFAEPNNERVAVEFVVNGTYQSTDSDLPTATGQQYVLPAGAFLTVEDGQITRVTTYYNLPLWMKLVGA
- the rpsU gene encoding 30S ribosomal protein S21; translated protein: MIIIDRKDGENIDRMLRRYKRKHRDVKLRRELRDRKQFEKPSDVRRKEVLKAIYRDEKIKNEEL
- a CDS encoding Fic family protein translates to MAQYIYEYKNWPEFTWDEGQISVILGKVRHLQGKVFGQMSGLGFLLKEETMLSTLTLDVLKSSEIEGEILNYEQVRSSIARRLGLEYAGIVHVDKNVEGVVEMMLDATQRYASPLDHERIFGWHAALFPTGWSGMHRIDAGRYRDGEMQVVSGPMGREKVHFQAPSPKVVRDEMDAFLAWFNQVSNIDGVLKAAIAHFWFIIIHPFDDGNGRIARAMSDLLLARSEESSQRFYSLSNQILSEKKMYYQTLQKVQHSSGDITEWLDWFLNCLYRALVNTEETLKRVLQKADFWNEHKETVLNSRQRLMLNKLLDGFDGKLKSSKWAKITKCSADTALRDIKDLIEKGILQQEESGGRSTHYELIPRWNTP
- a CDS encoding cold shock domain-containing protein; this encodes MILDKIKAFFQSGSKGSSSSSTTKRTGGHRTGTIRYFNYRKGYGFISCPELEDDTFVHVSDTNGSLRKGDRVTFRIEQEDKGPRAREVEVLK
- a CDS encoding endonuclease domain-containing protein: MKNKKTPHFGDHFSYNKSLKDYANYNRKHLTKSAAALWKYALRNRKMLGYQFRRERPIGPYIADFACLPIGLVIEVDGITHQNELQKAYDNRRDVLLANLGFTTLRFSSYSVLNEMERVKSQIATWIEEHATVPPPEPRKRGIKKK
- a CDS encoding sulfite exporter TauE/SafE family protein, which produces MDELQTIQWLTLAGAAFMVGLSKAGLKGLGMILVVLMAQAFPAKASTGLVLPLLITADMLAVIYYRRDAKWSYLLRLLPAAAIGVLLGAWIGEGLDDETFGNILAWIVILGLLLLVWQERQPPSASFMKHPLVSGLAGLAGGFTTMVGNAAGPVMSVYLLATRLPKRQFIGTAAWFFMLINWFKVPFHVWSWHTITWQSLQLNLYVVPAILLGFWVGIKVVALIPEKGFRYFVMVVTALTALRILLG
- a CDS encoding ArsR/SmtB family transcription factor yields the protein MEVEANILNSEEAEKLERIAFILKVVAHPLRLGIVHILEQYPELSVSDICTMLSSEQSLTSHHLQNMKLKGILSSRRDGRSILYALKERDVSLIIECLENCKCNM
- a CDS encoding molybdopterin oxidoreductase family protein, coding for MPTRTHYRACNLCEAICGLVIEVENERVTSIRGDKDDPLSQGHICPKAVALQDLYEDPDRLRQPVRRTVDGWEQISWEEAYSEVVARLQQVQNNYGRSAIGIYLGNPNIHNYGSALYLPDFIRSIKTPNTFSATSADQLPHHLVAYWMFGHYFFLPVADLDHTDFMLILGANPLVSNGSLMTAPGFGKKMRAIQQRGKVIVIDPRYSETAAKADEHHFIKPGTDALLLLAMVHTLFAKQWVDLGHLSPHSKNLPLVEEAVKGFTPSAVASLTGISAADIERITHEFVQAEKAVCYGRMGVSTQEFGALCLWLVNLMNLLTGNFDQRGGAMFTSPAMDTVLPNRKGNIDRWRSRVSGYPERFGELPVAAMIEEMTTPGEGQIKAFVTSAGNPVLSTPNGQSLEEALSQLEFMVSVDIYINETTKHANIILPPTSGLETSNYDVSFQTLAVRNTAKFSEACFEKTPEQCHDYEIFQELARRLRHGDYQPLAEKPEQIVDFALQMGAYGKTGLSLQMLKDQPSGVDLGPLQSMLPERLFTEDQKIDLAPEALLIDLERIAQKLANEDTRNEDFPLLLIGRRQLRSNNSWMHNSKRLVKGGERCTLLLHPEDAQKYGINEGQMVAVNSPVGTIQIKAEIKDEIMPGVVSIPHGWGHARTGVKMTVAQAHPGVSINDLTLPNFVDQLSGNAAFSGVPVRIEKS